From Malaya genurostris strain Urasoe2022 chromosome 2, Malgen_1.1, whole genome shotgun sequence:
ttgggtagtcctgtggagagtcccacactccgtgcgtaaatgcatttcaccttgtaacaaaaaaaaaaacacatacacacacacatacacacagacattttgcgtactcgacgaactgagtcgaatggtatatgacactcggcccttcgggcctcggttcaaaagtcgattctcCCAACAGTTTTACAGTATttttatagagaaagacaaataAGTTCCATTGTCTCATGAAGCATTATAAGGGAAAGGTAAAATGGCGAAGGAAGTCAAAggaaaatttgaatgaaaatcatAAACCGTGAAATTTTGGATTCGAAATATGTTGCTGTTTCTGCCAGTGCACTTTGGAAGCGTGTTTGATCATGCTGATGCGAAATCGGGTCTACTTTTGGCGTCGGTTGGTAACTGAATGAAACCAAGATCCACTTGTATTAACATACATGCCAGAGAAAGAAACGGTTGCCcaacaatggactgaagtcaaCACAAGTGTTACGAAGCGGGCTAGAGAGCTAAAGATCTTGTATATTCACCGTAAAATTCTTTCTAAATCAGAGATTTGTCCGGAGTATCCTTCGATCTCTGGCTGATTTTGCAAAGTTGTTTCTACTCCAACAGTGGTGATACAATTTGGCATTGAAATGAATATGATGCGTATGCGTATGAAGGACtactcacacatttcagttccgtcacggttcagtgaaagtgccttcagtgttctttttttgtcagaacccttccgttccgtttccgcgctgtttccgttccggcacagcaaaggcacataccgacttcagtgaaaatacaaaaaatatcggtgacgacgaatttgaattCGCCGGACGGACGTTACACTGACGGTGAGCTGCTCTGAaatgaatgcgcgcatagaaaacgaatgaagtaatatcagtatccgtacATGGTGTCGtgtcggcactgaaccggatcggatatgtgtgaatagtccttaacatGCCGGTGTTTCCTGAATATAGTCTCTCATGATTAATGCTAAGCATCTAAGATGGAAAACTATCAAAATCCCAACGACTTCGGATTCCAACTTCCGGACTTGGAATAGTATACAGATAGAGTAATATCTTACGTATGCTTGAAAACTCAAGTTGAACTACTCCTTACTGATGAAGTGCAAACGAAACGTGAACAGGAAATGTTATACGAATTAGCTCGAAACATAAACATTCTACAAACAGCATTATCAATCTAACGTAACGTATCGCTTAGAAGAAACTTAAATCGATCTACTCATTCATAAAAATACAACAATTTAAGTGAATCTTCCACAATCCTCTATCAGAATGTGCAATCTCGTAATCGCTTCCATGCTTGACAAGAATCAGCAAACCTAATCTAATTGAAATATTCTTATTATTTCCAGCGAATGGCAACAATGTTTCCGGATCATTCTGTTCATCGCCAAATGGCAACAAGTTCTAGCACTGGAGCCGCATTCGAGACACATTTCCTACGCAAATTATTGAACCTAGGTCATTCGCTCACATATCACCATGTGCCAATGTTTGTAATTGCCGATGTCCCATGAAATTTTTGCCTACATCAGCCAAATTGACCCCTTATCAGTATCCCGGGTACCACTGCTAGGCTGTGGTCACGAGTTTTACGGTGGACCTGAGTGTCTCTTATCGCATTGGATTGTTGCTACGACAGCAGTTACTTTTCGCTTCCCAATTGGGAAAATTAACTCCCCAACGTTGCTAGTAAATTCTTCTTACCCTGCCTAAAAAAAGTGCATATCACCAGTATCGACGAGGGCAACTGATTGCAAAAATAAGTAATTTATGTTCAAAAATTTGTTAGTTCCACGGTACGTGACGACGAAGTCGCCGTGTGAATTATTGTTATAGAAATTAACTCGTGATTATGATAACAAATCGCTCGCGGTGTTTtaatatgtttgtttttaataaaatgatgtaATATTGGCAATTGTTGCATAGTCCATTTCGGATGGTTCCAAGGTCAGCACAACGTTGCTCGCTTTCGATCCTTTATTTATAAACATTTCTACAAATTGACCACAACTATCGAGAATTTTTACAATTACACGGTACAATACTTTATTCGTATTTACAATTACATGCATCTTACACTCTAGACGATCATTACTCGCGTTCTGACTTTTTGTACGTTTCTGTTTCTTTGTTTTCGCACCAGTCAAACTCTCGTTTTCATCGCAGAGAGATTCCTGAAATCGAAAAACGCAGATTTGCAATACTTACAAAAAAGATCTTCACAATAGCACTACACTTTCAATAAATAATAACTTGTGCTAGCTTGGCCCTTTCTAGGTTGTTGAAATTCGATGACTCTTCCCTTTCATCATCCTTAGATCCTCTGAAAATTGCCCTATTGTGGTCGAAAGATCAAGTCTTACAAACTAACATATCACTTAGCGGCTAGGTAGAAGCGCTTATCACTATACTGTGACTGCATTTGCACACATACATACGCACGCACACACATCCGATGACCACCGGTTTTCCAACGAAAACCAAAAGTAGATCCGTGTCTCTAGTCGTCCAACAGCCACAGCCGCATTGGGATGTTACTGAAAGCGTCGTTCAGGAACTTGCGGAACAGTTTGGCGATACTCTGAGAGGCAGCCGGTCTCATCTCCTGGACCAGCTCGTTAGCGTTTTGGTTCAGGAATTGATTGATGGCCTCTCCTGAAAGATGAAAttagcagttttttttaaaatcttcAACATGTCCAACGAAAATTCGAATTTCGCTTACCTAGAACATTCTGAGTGTTGACATGATCCTTGACCTTGAAGCGTGCATTCTTCATCGTGAAATCAACAACCATCTTTTCGATGCTCATGAATGTTTCGCCGTCACGTTCAACCGGTTTGCCGTAGATTTTGGCGATGGCACTGATGTCGGCTGAAGTTAGGAAATAAAAACCATTTAGTTaactgattatttttttttttgttgaaattaaaCTCACTGAATTCGGTCCAGAATTCACCATTAGAGCGAACGGGCAGTAGCAGTACATTGCCGATGATTTCATACTTTCCGCGGGTCTCAACTCTGGGAATTCCCAGGCTCATATCGATCCGCAGTTTTTTCACGTCACTGCGCACATCCTTGATGGTGTAGTTTCCGGCTCCACTGGCAACGATGTCGGTAAACAGGGCCTTGATGCGCACCGCTCCGGCATTGTTTTCCATGGCCAGTTCTTCGATTCGCAGCGGTTCCAGCGGGGGTGTACGTAGCTCGGCCAATCCAGCCGCGATGTACGGGCGGATGTGGTTGAACGAGTTCTTGATGCACTTGTTGATTTCCGGATCATTCCGTCGGCACGGCAACACATACGGTGCTGTCAAAgggcgagagagagagataaaCAACGTGATCAGTGCTGGGTGTAGCGTGTTGCCTAATCAAAGGCGATTATCGTGATGTGGGTTATTATGGTAAGTTGAATTCGATTTACAGACAGGAGAATGTGTAATTTTAGATATGGTAACCACATTTAAAAACATCACAGTTGCACATGATTGGAACCTCCTTAATCATGCGATACTGAGAAATATTTCATTGACATTGCATTTCATTGACTACGACAATGTGATTAGATCTTCAGCCATTCTTGTTGGCGAGCTGATATTTTGAACACATGGCGATCAATTTCTCCGCTGTTTCTCCTAATATGATCGAATAATGTTCCGATTTCCGGAAGGTTTTTGCAAAGTTGAATATGCTAAAGTTCTCATATAAGTACTGTAATGCATTGGACTATTTCTACGGccagatttattttattttatacatTATCATTATTTTAGAAGGAAGGGAAAACCCGCTGTAGCTGAGATttttgttctccttctccagcaggcataaaaccttctcatctttatatcaacagataacatttgtccaaatgaaacataacgaaatcttaaattacccttatttaaactacaaagctaactaacaactattgatatcgtctaattatctaaataaaactagcgggaaaaatttcggagaaaacgggttttaatggcgttacgagataaatttaaatcaaattcatcagagtaAGTATTGAATACACGGCacctactcgaaaacggttcattaaagccatagttagttctagcacgaggaattctgagaaagggattaaaccgaaaATTACGctgatgaatgtcaaaacttagctgttgtaggagatctgcacaatcaattcgagattggatgattCAGATGattggtccgcgacgaaaacagccttcagtgtatcacggcggacagatagcaaatcgaggtgTAAGAGGgtacatcgattttcgtaacTTGGAAGATTCAATGGATTTCTCCAGGGCAGGTGACGCAAAGCAAAAAGAATGAACTTGCGCTGgacagtttcaatgcgcagcttatcagtttggtaatatggtgcccaaacaacaacagtatactccagtgtagagcgaactagagcgcaatataacgatttcaggcagtatatgttattgaaattttttgagatgcaaaAGATGAAACATAGCATCTTGAATGCCCTAGAGACGGTaaattctatgtgatctttgaaactaagttttgaatccaattacACTCcttagatccttaattgatgtctcccgttttagtacagcttgcgaaatagtgtaatcatacgtgatcgtggttcgtttacgagagaaggagataacggagcatttagaggcgctcaggaccattctgttgacgttgcaccagttagaaaatacatccaactgtgactgcaagaaattggagtctttcagatctttgatgagataaaacagcttgaaatcgtcggcgatagcttcatacattgcagtgcgaaattcagatcatttagatatagcagaaatatgaatggtcctagatggcttccctgaggaacgcagTCGAATGCAGCAGCTTGATGTTGCGCTTGCATAGATCGAATGATACATGATGTATATAACAAGATTTGTAGACGTAGACCatttaggcatgaaaccgtgaGTATCAAATATGTAACTAAAGCAGTTGTGAGTTATGAAGTCCAggattattatttcaaatagtttttaAACTGAACATAATGCAGCAATTCCTCGATAGTTTGTAATAAGGGATTTATCGCTTTTCTTATAAACGGGAAAAACCGTAAGAGTTTTTCCAAGATTCGGGAAAAAATCCAAGCTGGAGAGATATGTTGAACAGTTTTGTCAAAGGTACAAGAAGACCTCTTCAGCATTTTTTCAACACTAATGACGGAATACTATCAAAGCCGGAACATAATgatgatttcagtttcaaaaattgTTAACGTCAGCAGTCGTAATCGtaggcagagatgtctatctcctctgtgtgacgaagagcaagcaaaatttctcccctcgcactgacaacttcaacgagagctcttctctttcacatttatacaccactgttgtgtaagtgtgcacgcatcatgagtgcgtttgtttatttccttttacctcttccactgaatcgcaccaaagtgctagagcattagctaataaattctctgaggaggatgcagatactttcacagaggtgtacacgctggtgagcactctgctgtatggttttcgtagatgaagcatggacacgcaaaatcagcaaaataaaacaatttatcgtaaaattttcggttttccttgcaaatttttcatagcaaggccagatctactctctattaattgaagttcacagaagtgttcgctcacaatcacgcgccagtggtcacttgggtgtatttagacgagagcgcgtgtgagcgattcatgcgaagagaatgtgtttcactcgcgccagctgctttaaccacaagcacacactcaaatgctgtctattcgacactgagaagaagtgcgctttcctctttgtgcggtgcttcgtttttttcatcctcggtgtggcaaaaatctgactctagcgtgtataaatCTGGttaaatgccatctctgatcgTAGGATGAGGACCAAACGATGAACGGAGTGGAACATTGCTGGTGGCCAAGAGAATATCCAGTGTAGACAAAGTTTCTTTGGAATAAACACTGCTAAAGTAGCAGCGGAATAGGTCACAAACACCAGAAGGGCTCGAAGCATCCAGTTCACCAAAAAACATATGAGTTGGTAATCCCGATTCATTCATCTGATCGTTGACACAGTTCCAGATTTGTAAGTCTAacattaatttaaattaaaaattgaaattgatcaGATAATTTGCAAATATAACAAAAATGAATGtaaataacaacaaaaaattttatttgctatAAATAAGGAGAACAATTTTTACAAAGGACCCTTAAATTATGCATACCACTACTGTTCAACTGCAATTTCTATTGAAAATGCAACCGGTGAGAGTTATACTTAATTGAATGACAAAAACGTATATTCATCGAATTCGAAATTATTTTTGTAAATGATTCGATTTATGCACTTGTACACTTTTCTACTTCcttgattaatttttttaattataagaATAAGGACTATTCAGTtcaggtttatttttaaactaatCAGGTATAAACCGAAAACTGCCATCCAAAATTCGGCGATAAGGCTCGCAAAATTCCCACCACATGaaatgaacgaatcatcgcacaaagcgtatcgttcaaaaccgacacatagaaatacggaatatattCAGTGATTGAACACAGTGAGCTTAAGATACGTTTTGTATGCTTATAAAACATGCACTAACAACGGTCATttggtcattcaatttataaccaaaatgctctcataattgattttctcgcgAAATTGTTAATTCTTTAGTATAGGCCAAAATCTTTGACATGATGACAATACTTTAACTAGcatcattttataaaagaactaattaatatttaaatctgttttATATCATAAATTTTATACCAAGAACCATAGATGGAAGTTGTTTCGAATAAATCAAAAGGTTGTGCTAATGCGTACCTCTATTTACATACATGTAAACTGATGCGATGAATGATGAATTCTATTATGTAAACTGATGCGACTTGGTGCATCACACAAGTTCGTTTAATGGTTGAGTTCCTATTTGTGTGGTAGAGTCCTACGTGTACAATTGGGAACCTCAGTTTCATCCCCGTTTCCGAATAAATCAGGAGTTTCGCAAGGCGGTAATATGGGTCTCCTTTTGTTcgcactgtttttcaacgatgccGCTTGCTGCTTGGATGCAAGCTGATCTACGCCGACGCTTTGAAGCTGTACTTAGTAATTCGTAATTATGAGGACTGCGTCCATCTTCAAGAACTGCTAGATGAATTTGTCGCATGGTGTCGACGAAACCATCTTGTTATCAGCATTGCCAAATGCCAAGTAattacatttcaccgaatacttcgtCCATTAATCTTCGACTACAAAATTGATGGAGAAACACTTACAAGAGTTGACCGTGTTAACGACCTTGGTGTTCTATTGGATGCAAAACTCGCATTTAATCAGCATCGTTCTGCTTTAGTATCTAAGGCAACGAAACAACTCGAATTCGTAGCTAAAATGAGCAGAGATTTCAAAGATCCACATTGTTTAAAAGCGTTATACTGTTCCTTAGTGCGACCTTTGCTGGAAAATGCACGTTTGGTATGGA
This genomic window contains:
- the LOC131432812 gene encoding protein takeout-like encodes the protein MYSSTMAVWSLLGYLAVLAGTSWAAYERPPYVLPCRRNDPEINKCIKNSFNHIRPYIAAGLAELRTPPLEPLRIEELAMENNAGAVRIKALFTDIVASGAGNYTIKDVRSDVKKLRIDMSLGIPRVETRGKYEIIGNVLLLPVRSNGEFWTEFTDISAIAKIYGKPVERDGETFMSIEKMVVDFTMKNARFKVKDHVNTQNVLGEAINQFLNQNANELVQEMRPAASQSIAKLFRKFLNDAFSNIPMRLWLLDD